GAACGTAGCGCTTGGGTTGCTATCAGTGACTGATGGAAGCCGACGTGCCGCTCGAGTGGACCACCGAAGAGTGTCGGACCTACACCCCGGCCGACACGGACCGGGAAATGCAGTATCGGACGTATCTCCACGAATCAGGTGATTTGCGGCTGAAGGTTGCGCCCGCGTCGCTCGACGGCGAAGATCATCCCGGCTACGCGCTGACGGCGACGAGTTATCCGGGGCTCGATCTCTCCGAGACGATGCGGGTCAGGACCGTGTTGACGTTCGAGCGGTGCAACCGGATCGCCGGCGAATTTATGGACCTCTTTTCGGCCAGCTACGACGGCCCCGGCTCGCTCGAGGACGCGCTGGAGTACGCCTACGAGCGAACCCGAGGCCATCGCTGATCGGCTGGTGGAAGCGACCACGGGCCGTCGCTCGAATCTCCCGGGGCGAGTGCGAGCGTGGCGCTACTCGATTTCTAACTGTCCACTATCGGCGTCCTCGCCGTCGGTTTCGTCCCACTCGAGTTCGAACTCGACGCTCAATTCACCGGGTGCGTCGGTCGGCCCCTCGCGTTCGGCCTTGACTTCGAAGGTGGGCCGAGCGGGCGGTTCGAGGGTCACCGACTCGGATCCCGCTTTGAGCGTGATCGGTTCGCCGTCGTCCAGATTGTCCGCGACGCGGCGGAGGAGCGACGCGATTTCGGCTCTGCTCTGTTCGCTTTCGGATTTGAAGAGTACCTCTTCGGGCATACGAGACTATACGGTCCGCACGTTGATAAATACGCAGACGAAAAATCAGTTCGATACCGCCGAGGGAACGAGGGACCGTGTCAGTCGTCGGACGGCGCTGCGGACTCGTCGGCCGCCGCAGCCGCCGCGGACT
This portion of the Natrinema salinisoli genome encodes:
- a CDS encoding amphi-Trp domain-containing protein gives rise to the protein MPEEVLFKSESEQSRAEIASLLRRVADNLDDGEPITLKAGSESVTLEPPARPTFEVKAEREGPTDAPGELSVEFELEWDETDGEDADSGQLEIE